A stretch of Physeter macrocephalus isolate SW-GA unplaced genomic scaffold, ASM283717v5 random_923, whole genome shotgun sequence DNA encodes these proteins:
- the LAMTOR1 gene encoding ragulator complex protein LAMTOR1 codes for MGCCYSSENEDSDQDREERKLLLDPSSPPTKALNGAEPNYHSLPSARTDEQALLSSILAKTASNIIDVSAADSQGMEQHEYMDRARQYSTRLAVLSSSLTHWKKLPPLPSLTSQPHQVLASEPVPFADLQQVSRIAAYAYSALSQIRVDAKEELVVQFGIP; via the exons GACCGAGAGGAGCGGAAGCTGCTGCTGGACCCTAGCAGCCCACCCACCAAAGCCCTCAATGGAGCTGAGCCCAACTATCACAGCCTGCCTTCCGCTCGCACCGACGAGCAGGCGCTGCTCTCCTCCATCCTCGCCAAGACAGCCAG CAACATCATCGACGTGTCTGCTGCAGACTCCCAGGGCATGGAGCAGCACGAGTACATGGACCGGGCGAGGCAGTACAG CACCCGCCTGGCTGTGCTGAGCAGCAGCCTGACCCACTGGAAGAAGCTGCCGCCGCTGCCGTCCCTCACCAGCCAGCCTCACCAAGTGCTGGCCAGCGAGCCTGTCCCCTTCGCCGACTTGCAGCAG GTCTCCAGGATAGCTGCTTATGCCTACAGTGCACTTTCTCAGATCCGTGTGGACGCAAAAGAGGAGCTGGTTGTACAGTTTGGGATTCCATGA